The following proteins are co-located in the Mycolicibacterium goodii genome:
- the pheA gene encoding prephenate dehydratase encodes MPRIAYLGPEGTFTEAALLQMVAKDMVPGPPAQAGGFTPVQTDSTPGALSAVRDGRADYACVPIENSIDGSVLPTLDSLAAGSPLQIYAELTLDVAFTIVTRPGHVGPIRTVAAFPVAAAQVRHWLAAKLPEAEVVPAHSNAAAAHDVAEGRADAGVSTRLAAERCGLDVLAADVVDEPNARTRFVLVGLPGAPPPATGADRTAVVLRLANEPGALVAAMTELSIRDIDLTRIESRPTRTELGTYMFFLDCVGHIDDDPVAEALKALHRRCVDVRYLGSWPTGSAAGAPPPRLDEATRWLEGLRAGSGGA; translated from the coding sequence GTGCCGCGAATCGCGTATCTGGGACCAGAGGGAACCTTCACCGAGGCGGCATTGCTGCAGATGGTGGCCAAGGACATGGTCCCCGGCCCGCCCGCGCAGGCCGGCGGATTCACCCCGGTGCAGACCGACAGCACACCCGGTGCCCTGAGCGCCGTCCGGGATGGCCGCGCCGACTACGCGTGCGTGCCGATCGAGAACTCGATCGACGGCTCGGTGCTGCCCACCCTCGACAGTCTCGCGGCGGGCAGCCCGCTGCAGATCTACGCCGAACTGACCCTCGACGTCGCCTTCACGATCGTGACCCGGCCCGGCCACGTCGGCCCCATCCGCACCGTCGCGGCGTTCCCGGTGGCCGCCGCCCAGGTGCGCCACTGGCTCGCCGCGAAGCTGCCCGAGGCCGAGGTGGTACCGGCCCACTCGAACGCGGCCGCGGCCCACGACGTCGCCGAGGGCAGAGCCGACGCCGGCGTGAGCACGCGCCTGGCCGCCGAACGCTGCGGTCTGGACGTGCTGGCCGCCGACGTCGTCGACGAACCCAACGCCCGCACCCGGTTCGTGCTCGTCGGTCTGCCGGGTGCGCCGCCACCGGCCACCGGCGCCGACCGCACCGCCGTGGTTCTGCGCCTGGCCAACGAACCCGGTGCCCTGGTCGCGGCGATGACCGAGTTGTCGATCCGCGACATCGACCTCACCCGCATCGAATCGCGTCCGACCAGAACCGAGTTGGGCACCTACATGTTCTTCCTCGACTGTGTCGGGCACATCGACGACGATCCGGTCGCCGAGGCACTCAAAGCGCTCCACCGACGTTGTGTAGATGTGCGATATCTAGGATCCTGGCCGACCGGATCGGCCGCAGGCGCGCCGCCTCCCCGTCTGGACGAGGCGACGCGCTGGCTCGAAGGCCTGCGCGCCGGATCGGGTGGCGCATGA